From a single Solanum dulcamara chromosome 4, daSolDulc1.2, whole genome shotgun sequence genomic region:
- the LOC129885134 gene encoding G2/mitotic-specific cyclin S13-7-like, whose product MDNNKAVVPHNLPRGGEMGGKQKIGQVVGKNRRVLGDIGNLVIAPAVEGKPKAQITRPATRSFCAQLLANAQAEKNKKPLAEVVNKVGPTKAQVKKKASDNLPPETVIVISPDKEVKQIVEESPLSSRRKTKKSGKTYTSTLTARSKAACGLANRPKNEIDDIDAADIDNHLAAVEYVEDIYNFYKLTEDEGRVNDYMDFQPELNHKMRAILVDWLIEVHRKFELMPESLYLTINILDRFLSVKTVPRRELQLVGISSMLIACKYEEIWAPEVNDFIHISDNAYARDQILQMEKAILGKLEWYLTVPTPYVFLVRYIKASTPNDQEMENMAFFFAELGLMNYKTIIAYCPSMLAASSVYAARSTLNKSPLWTQTLQHHTGYSEDQLMEYAKQLVSYHLGAAENKLKAIYRKFSSPDRGAVALFPPARNLSPIITIAAATSS is encoded by the exons ATGGATAATAATAAAGCTGTTGTTCCTCATAATTTACCAAGAG GAGGAGAAATGGGAGGAAAACAGAAAATTGGACAAGTTGTTGGGAAAAATAGGCGTGTGCTCGGAGACATAGGCAACCTTGTGATTGCTCCTGCTGTTGAAGGGAAGCCTAAAGCGCAGATCACTCGTCCTGCTACTAGGAGTTTTTGTGCACAGTTGCTAGCTAATGCACAAGCTGAGAAGAACAAG AAACCACTTGCAGAAGTTGTCAATAAAGTTGGTCCTACAAAGGCACAAGTTAAGAAGAAGGCATCAGACAACCTTCCACCTGAAACTGTTATTGTCATAAGCCCTGATAAGGAAGTGAAGCAAATTGTTGAGGAAAGCCCCTTGAGCAGcagaagaaaaacaaagaaatcTGGAAAGACTTATACTTCTACCCTCACTGCAAGAAGCAAG GCTGCTTGTGGACTTGCCAATAGACCAAAGAATGAGATTGACGATATTGATGCTGCGGATATTGACAATCATTTGGCTGCTGTGGAGTATGTTGAGGATATCTACAATTTCTACAAGCTCACTGAG GACGAAGGTCGAGTGAATGACTACATGGATTTTCAACCAGAGTTGAATCATAAGATGAGAGCCATTCTTGTGGACTGGTTAATAGAAGTTCATAGGAAGTTTGAGCTAATGCCTGAAAGCCTTTACCTTACAATTAACATACTGGACCGTTTCCTCTCGGTGAAGACGGTTCCAAGGAGGGAACTTCAGTTAGTTGGCATTAGCTCAATGCTAATTGCTTGCAAGTATGAAGAGATTTGGGCACCAGag GTTAatgatttcattcatatatCAGACAATGCTTATGCCAGAGACCAGATACTTCAGATGGAGAAAGCAATTCTTGGTAAGCTGGAATGGTATCTGACAGTTCCAACACCATATGTGTTTCTGGTTAGGTACATTAAAGCTTCAACACCAAATGATCAAGAG ATGGAGAACATGGCTTTCTTCTTTGCTGAACTTGGTCTGATGAACTATAAGACCATAATAGCATACTGTCCATCAATGCTGGCAGCATCGTCCGTTTACGCTGCTCGTAGTACTCTCAACAAAAGTCCTCTATGGACTCAAACACTGCAGCACCACACTGGATACTCAGAAGATCAGTTGATGGAATATGCAAAGCAATTGGTTAGCTATCACTTGGGTGCTGCAGAAAATAAGCTCAAGGCAATTTACAGGAAGTTTTCGAGTCCAGATAGAGGTGCTGTTGCCCTCTTCCCACCAGCAAGAAATCTTTCACCAATTATTACTATTGCTGCTGCTACCTCTTCTTAG